One segment of Geomonas ferrireducens DNA contains the following:
- the recF gene encoding DNA replication/repair protein RecF (All proteins in this family for which functions are known are DNA-binding proteins that assist the filamentation of RecA onto DNA for the initiation of recombination or recombinational repair.): MKLIKLKLASFRNLQNLELAPGKKFNVFYGNNGQGKTNLLESIYLLATMKSFKQAKNVELITFGSEFALVKGSVERDRVTREIAVLLEKQGKKAKIDSKLATRLDDFFGNLNVVLFTPEEISMVRGGPDLRRRYLDRAVFTCDLSYLSAFHDYSKILKNRNALLKIGEGSGIEVWTEQLIQAAQLVIERRKAYLSEIGKLLQGFYSEISGNDETVQIEYRLHGVNEEAFLRDPAAALADALKAHAAEERRRMSTAIGPHRDDLYFGLNGRSARHFASQGQQRSFVLALKMAEIEYITRCFEAPPVLLLDDMTSELDRERNRNLMDFLKKREMQVFITTTSLANVAIEEMEENRTFRIKEGSILQ, from the coding sequence ATGAAACTGATAAAACTCAAACTTGCTTCCTTCCGTAACCTGCAAAACTTGGAACTTGCTCCTGGCAAGAAGTTCAACGTTTTCTACGGCAACAACGGCCAGGGCAAGACCAACCTGCTGGAATCGATTTACCTCCTTGCGACGATGAAGTCATTCAAGCAGGCGAAAAACGTCGAGCTGATCACGTTCGGCTCGGAGTTTGCCCTGGTGAAGGGATCGGTCGAGCGGGACCGCGTCACACGCGAAATCGCGGTCCTTTTGGAGAAGCAGGGCAAGAAGGCGAAGATAGACAGCAAGCTCGCGACGCGCCTGGACGATTTCTTCGGCAACCTGAACGTGGTCCTCTTCACGCCGGAGGAGATCTCCATGGTGCGCGGGGGACCCGATTTGCGGCGCAGGTATCTGGACCGTGCGGTATTCACCTGCGATCTCAGTTACCTGTCGGCGTTTCACGATTATTCGAAGATCCTTAAGAACCGGAACGCCCTCCTGAAGATCGGCGAAGGTTCCGGGATCGAGGTCTGGACCGAGCAGTTGATCCAGGCCGCGCAGCTCGTGATCGAGAGAAGAAAGGCGTACCTCAGCGAGATAGGAAAGCTGTTGCAGGGGTTCTACAGCGAGATCTCCGGCAACGACGAGACGGTGCAGATAGAGTACCGGCTGCACGGTGTGAACGAGGAAGCCTTCCTTCGCGATCCCGCGGCAGCACTCGCCGATGCCCTGAAGGCACACGCGGCCGAGGAAAGGAGGCGCATGTCCACCGCCATCGGACCGCACCGTGACGACCTCTACTTCGGTTTGAACGGCCGCTCGGCACGTCACTTCGCCTCGCAGGGACAGCAGCGCTCCTTCGTACTGGCCCTCAAGATGGCAGAGATCGAGTACATAACGAGATGTTTCGAGGCGCCTCCGGTGCTCCTTCTTGATGACATGACGAGCGAGCTCGACCGGGAGCGCAACAGGAACCTCATGGATTTCCTGAAGAAAAGGGAAATGCAGGTCTTCATCACCACGACCTCGCTTGCCAACGTGGCGATCGAGGAGATGGAAGAGAACAGGACCTTCCGGATCAAGGAAGGAAGCATTTTGCAGTAG
- the gyrB gene encoding DNA topoisomerase (ATP-hydrolyzing) subunit B, which produces MSSEEQSDYGADKIQILEGLEAVRKRPAMYIGSTAAQGLHHLVYELVDNAIDEALAGYCDAVQVTIHLDGSVTVEDNGRGIPTDMHPTEGRSAAEVVLTVLHAGGKFDNSSYKVSGGLHGVGSSVVNALSTKLELEIRRNGNIYTQSYRKGVPQAPLAITGETKKRGTKITFLPDGDIFETTEFSFDILSKRLRELAFLNAGVRIKIHDERTEKDHDFFYEGGIRSFVEYLNKNKNLVNPEPIYIKGEKSGVDIEIAMQYNDSYDEKVFSFANNINTHEGGTHLIGFKASLTRTMNNYATANNLLKNVKVAISGDDLREGLTAVISVKISQPQFEGQTKTKLGNSEVKGYVETLMNEKLAMYLEENPAMARKILEKSIDAARAREAARKARELTRRKGALEVGTLPGKLADCQEKDPALCELFLVEGDSAGGSAKQGRDRKYQAILPLKGKILNVEKARFDKMLASQEIRTLISALGTSIGKEDFDIAKLRYHRIIVMTDADVDGSHILTLLLTFFFRQMMELIERGYLYIAQPPLYKIKRGRKEQYLKNEAALQAYLLEEGTEDMTLKLGSGTDERVYRGKQIIPILTQLIDFNDLLDKVVKKGINDQLLRVFLKSGVKQGLEEMADLAALLPKMKEACPETDAQVYTDSMLFAFGNLRVKIDQQIFEVLDSYEYGMLLENYKRVRSLMGAGSAVIMGPEDKVIFESESQGEILAWFMESAKKGLYIQRYKGLGEMNPEQLWETTMHQENRVLLQVKIEDAVAAEEIFTVLMGDQVEPRRDFIEQNALNVSNLDV; this is translated from the coding sequence ATGAGCTCAGAAGAACAAAGCGATTACGGGGCGGATAAGATCCAGATTCTCGAAGGACTGGAAGCGGTAAGAAAGCGTCCGGCCATGTACATCGGTTCCACCGCTGCTCAGGGTCTGCACCACCTGGTTTACGAACTGGTGGACAACGCCATCGACGAGGCGCTGGCAGGTTACTGCGATGCCGTACAGGTCACCATCCACCTGGACGGGTCGGTTACCGTCGAGGACAACGGCCGCGGTATCCCGACCGACATGCACCCGACCGAGGGAAGAAGCGCTGCTGAGGTCGTCCTCACCGTGCTGCACGCGGGCGGCAAGTTCGACAACTCCTCCTACAAGGTTTCCGGCGGCCTGCACGGCGTGGGTAGCTCGGTCGTCAACGCGCTTTCCACCAAGCTCGAGCTGGAGATCCGGAGAAACGGGAACATCTACACCCAGAGCTACCGCAAGGGCGTGCCCCAGGCGCCGCTCGCCATCACCGGCGAGACCAAGAAGCGCGGCACCAAGATCACCTTCCTCCCCGACGGTGATATCTTCGAGACCACCGAGTTCTCCTTCGACATCCTCTCGAAGAGGCTCAGGGAGCTCGCCTTCCTGAACGCAGGCGTGCGCATCAAGATCCACGACGAGCGGACCGAGAAGGACCACGACTTCTTCTACGAGGGGGGCATCAGGAGCTTCGTCGAGTATCTGAACAAGAACAAGAACCTGGTCAACCCGGAGCCGATCTACATCAAGGGTGAGAAAAGCGGCGTCGATATCGAGATCGCCATGCAGTACAACGACTCGTACGACGAGAAGGTCTTCTCCTTCGCCAACAACATCAACACCCACGAGGGGGGGACGCACCTGATCGGCTTCAAGGCGTCGCTCACCCGTACCATGAACAACTACGCCACGGCGAACAACCTCTTGAAGAACGTGAAGGTTGCCATCTCCGGTGACGACCTGAGGGAGGGGCTCACCGCGGTCATCTCGGTGAAGATCTCCCAGCCGCAGTTCGAGGGGCAGACGAAGACCAAGCTCGGCAACTCCGAGGTGAAAGGGTACGTCGAGACCCTGATGAACGAGAAGCTCGCGATGTACCTGGAAGAGAACCCGGCGATGGCGAGAAAGATCCTGGAAAAATCCATCGACGCGGCGCGTGCCCGCGAGGCGGCCAGGAAGGCGCGTGAGCTGACCCGCAGGAAGGGGGCGCTCGAGGTGGGGACGCTTCCGGGCAAGCTCGCCGACTGCCAGGAGAAGGACCCGGCGCTTTGCGAACTCTTCCTCGTCGAGGGTGACTCCGCAGGTGGCTCTGCGAAGCAGGGGCGCGACCGAAAGTACCAGGCGATCCTCCCCCTCAAGGGTAAGATCCTCAACGTCGAGAAGGCGCGTTTCGACAAGATGCTCGCCTCCCAGGAGATCAGGACGCTGATCTCGGCCCTTGGCACCTCGATCGGCAAGGAAGACTTCGACATCGCGAAGCTTCGCTACCACCGCATCATCGTCATGACCGATGCGGACGTCGATGGCTCGCACATCCTTACCCTTCTGCTCACCTTCTTCTTCCGCCAGATGATGGAACTGATCGAGCGCGGCTACCTCTACATCGCCCAGCCGCCTCTGTACAAGATCAAGCGCGGCAGGAAGGAGCAGTACCTGAAGAACGAGGCCGCGCTCCAGGCCTACCTCCTCGAGGAAGGGACCGAGGATATGACTCTGAAGCTCGGCTCGGGGACCGACGAGCGCGTCTACCGCGGCAAGCAGATCATCCCAATCCTGACCCAGCTCATCGACTTCAACGACCTGTTGGACAAGGTGGTCAAGAAGGGGATCAACGACCAGCTCTTGCGCGTGTTCCTCAAATCCGGCGTGAAGCAGGGGCTGGAGGAAATGGCGGACCTCGCGGCACTGCTGCCGAAGATGAAGGAGGCCTGCCCCGAGACCGACGCCCAGGTGTACACGGACAGCATGCTGTTCGCCTTCGGGAACCTGCGCGTGAAGATCGACCAGCAGATTTTCGAGGTGCTCGACTCCTACGAGTACGGCATGCTGCTGGAGAACTACAAGAGGGTACGCTCCCTCATGGGAGCGGGCTCCGCCGTCATCATGGGACCGGAAGACAAGGTCATCTTCGAGAGCGAGAGCCAGGGCGAGATCCTTGCCTGGTTCATGGAGAGCGCGAAGAAAGGGCTCTACATCCAGCGCTACAAAGGTCTGGGCGAAATGAACCCGGAGCAGCTCTGGGAAACCACCATGCACCAGGAGAACAGGGTGCTCCTGCAGGTGAAGATCGAGGACGCGGTCGCCGCCGAGGAGATATTCACCGTGCTCATGGGGGACCAGGTCGAGCCGCGCCGCGACTTCATCGAGCAGAACGCGCTCAACGTCTCCAACCTCGACGTTTAA
- the gyrA gene encoding DNA gyrase subunit A, which yields MLNQLNKVSVNIEDEMKRSYMDYAMSVIVGRALPDVRDGLKPVHRRCLYAMYDMSNDWNKPYKKSARVVGDVIGKYHPHGDTAVYDTLVRMAQDFSLRYPLVDGQGNFGSIDGDSPAAMRYTEIRMEQLAHELLNDLDKETVPFGPNYDDSLKEPLVLPSKFPNLLVNGSAGIAVGMATNIPPHNLSEVIDGIVAIIDNPQLTFEELVELIPGPDFPTGGFIYGREGIMKAYSTGRGIIQMRAKVQIETQKKTERQSIVVTEIPYQVNKARLVEKIAELVKEKKIEGISDLRDESDREGMRVVIELKKDENPTIILNHLYKQTQMQSSFGIIMLAIVHNRPRVLTLRETIDFFIEHRKEIVTRRTIFDLKKAEARAHILEGLKIALDNLDEVIALIKASASPAEAKVGLMEKFGLSDLQAQAILDMRLHRLTGLEREKILEELREILKYIARLKEILASEAEILKIIVGELLELKDKFGDKRRSEIVMQTADISLEDTIVEEDMVVTISHTGYIKRNAVTLYRAQRRGGKGKTGMKTKEEDFVEQLFIASTKDYLMFFTDAGKVYWLKVYEIPEAGRAARGKAIVNLLNLANNEKITTILPVKEFVDDKFIMMATRNGVVKKTNLMEYSHPRVGGIIAVNLDEGDKLISVALTDGKQDVLLATATGKAIRFKEDDVRTVGRVSRGVRGMTLEDDDVVIGMEILNENFTDSTIFTVTENGYGKRTEISEYRTQTRGGKGVITIKTTERNGQVVDIKQVVDDNDLMLITDQGKILRVSVAGFSIIGRNTQGVRLMVKEENERVVAVARLAEKEDQDENDDDSELDEIVELESEGGEGEE from the coding sequence ATGCTGAATCAACTGAACAAGGTATCGGTAAACATCGAAGACGAGATGAAGCGCTCCTACATGGATTACGCCATGTCGGTCATCGTCGGCCGCGCGCTTCCGGACGTACGCGACGGACTCAAGCCGGTGCACAGGCGCTGCCTCTACGCCATGTACGACATGTCCAACGACTGGAACAAGCCGTACAAGAAATCGGCCCGCGTCGTCGGCGACGTCATCGGTAAGTACCACCCCCACGGCGACACCGCCGTCTACGACACCCTGGTCAGGATGGCCCAGGACTTCTCGCTCAGGTACCCGCTGGTCGACGGCCAGGGGAACTTCGGCTCCATCGACGGCGACTCCCCGGCTGCTATGCGTTACACCGAGATCAGGATGGAGCAGCTAGCCCACGAGCTCCTGAACGACCTGGACAAGGAAACGGTCCCCTTCGGACCGAACTACGACGACTCCTTGAAGGAGCCGCTCGTCCTTCCTTCCAAGTTCCCGAACCTGCTCGTTAACGGCTCCGCCGGCATCGCGGTCGGCATGGCGACCAACATCCCGCCGCACAACCTCTCCGAGGTGATCGACGGCATCGTCGCCATCATCGATAACCCGCAGCTCACCTTCGAGGAGCTGGTGGAACTGATACCGGGCCCGGACTTCCCGACCGGCGGTTTCATCTACGGCCGAGAAGGGATCATGAAGGCCTACTCGACCGGGCGCGGCATCATCCAGATGCGCGCCAAGGTGCAGATCGAGACCCAGAAGAAGACCGAGCGCCAGTCCATCGTGGTCACCGAGATCCCGTACCAGGTGAACAAGGCTAGGCTGGTCGAGAAGATCGCCGAGCTGGTCAAGGAGAAGAAGATCGAGGGGATATCCGATCTCAGGGACGAGAGCGACCGCGAGGGTATGCGCGTCGTCATCGAGCTCAAGAAGGACGAGAACCCGACCATCATCCTGAACCACCTGTACAAGCAGACCCAGATGCAGTCCTCCTTCGGCATCATCATGCTGGCCATCGTGCACAACCGGCCGCGCGTCCTGACGCTCAGGGAGACCATCGACTTCTTCATCGAGCACAGAAAAGAAATCGTCACCCGCCGTACCATCTTCGATCTGAAGAAGGCCGAGGCGAGGGCCCACATCCTGGAAGGCCTGAAGATCGCCCTCGACAACCTGGACGAGGTTATCGCCCTCATCAAGGCGAGCGCGTCGCCCGCCGAGGCGAAGGTCGGCCTCATGGAGAAGTTCGGCCTTTCCGACCTGCAGGCCCAGGCCATCCTCGACATGAGGCTGCACCGCCTGACCGGTCTCGAGCGCGAGAAGATCCTCGAGGAACTGCGCGAGATCCTGAAGTACATCGCCCGCCTGAAGGAAATCCTCGCCTCCGAGGCCGAGATCCTGAAGATCATCGTGGGCGAACTGCTGGAGCTGAAGGACAAGTTCGGCGACAAGCGCCGTTCCGAGATCGTCATGCAGACCGCCGACATCTCGCTTGAGGACACCATCGTCGAGGAAGACATGGTGGTCACCATCTCCCACACCGGCTACATCAAGCGTAATGCCGTCACCCTCTACCGCGCGCAGCGCCGCGGCGGCAAAGGGAAGACCGGGATGAAGACCAAAGAGGAGGATTTCGTGGAGCAGCTGTTCATCGCCTCCACCAAGGACTACCTCATGTTCTTCACCGATGCCGGCAAGGTGTACTGGCTCAAGGTGTACGAGATCCCGGAGGCGGGTCGCGCTGCGCGCGGCAAGGCGATCGTGAACCTCCTGAACCTCGCCAACAACGAGAAGATCACCACCATCCTCCCGGTGAAGGAGTTCGTGGACGACAAGTTCATCATGATGGCGACCAGAAACGGCGTCGTGAAGAAGACGAACCTGATGGAGTACTCGCACCCGAGGGTCGGCGGCATCATCGCCGTGAACCTGGACGAGGGGGACAAGCTCATCTCCGTGGCGCTCACCGACGGCAAGCAGGACGTGCTCTTAGCCACCGCCACCGGCAAGGCGATCCGCTTCAAGGAGGACGACGTCCGCACCGTGGGTCGCGTCTCCCGCGGCGTGCGCGGCATGACCCTTGAGGATGACGACGTGGTGATAGGCATGGAGATCCTGAACGAGAACTTCACCGACTCCACCATCTTCACCGTCACTGAGAACGGCTACGGCAAGCGTACCGAGATCAGCGAGTACCGGACCCAGACCCGCGGCGGCAAGGGTGTCATCACCATCAAGACCACCGAGAGAAACGGCCAGGTGGTGGACATCAAGCAGGTGGTGGACGACAACGACCTGATGCTGATCACCGATCAGGGCAAGATCCTGCGCGTGTCGGTGGCGGGCTTCTCCATCATCGGCAGGAACACCCAGGGTGTGCGCCTGATGGTGAAGGAAGAAAACGAGCGCGTGGTAGCCGTGGCGCGCCTCGCCGAGAAAGAGGACCAGGACGAGAACGATGACGACTCCGAGCTTGATGAGATAGTGGAACTGGAGTCGGAGGGTGGCGAGGGCGAAGAGTAA
- a CDS encoding HEAT repeat domain-containing protein — protein MQQSEKVDNSLKERRDILDLLGRLKGEGISIEEMEQIGRRFQEAGKRALRPLVRELWRENSGELIAKYAYILDFFDSEHWLDQLIQIALKRQDLAADGKAALMIALEGYGVDVSSAPFSQDKSGSGTSSLGQQVQGAMQLGEEGMVTFLDDFLSHPPEVQQIVIRELYRSGDRHAPLMLQAMLWHPEREVVHAALQALGRIRDPQAAGVLQDFLAQCDRDLLSVADKALRRLRFLGVAVPPPREHLPFHAGYATPPDGDGYRSLLLSRWAGADTVSVLYMQVHERRGVLAAWGAGELTVENFLAEVEGFRLQDDLIEVAPEYLIDLIRDALHWSRDLCYLPADFYMRRGIFAGVDLSPAPLAERLTGLPAPRALSFQEGERLAQRLFEDPFFSGWYMAAQRVYDFAEDYRKGKDSEQVLERFCAELITPELELIRERLLISADLMLHCGRDVVEVAKVVGLADSMVDNPLPAYLHPFLRRFALESMEIARESLERGDELPLRAVE, from the coding sequence ATGCAACAGAGCGAGAAGGTGGATAACTCCCTGAAGGAGCGCCGCGACATTCTGGATCTTCTGGGGCGGCTCAAAGGGGAAGGCATCTCCATCGAGGAGATGGAACAGATCGGACGCAGGTTCCAGGAGGCCGGGAAGAGGGCGTTGCGCCCGCTCGTGCGCGAACTCTGGCGCGAAAATTCCGGCGAACTGATCGCGAAGTACGCCTATATACTGGACTTCTTCGACTCGGAGCACTGGCTGGACCAGCTGATCCAGATCGCACTGAAACGCCAGGACCTCGCCGCGGACGGCAAGGCTGCCCTCATGATCGCCCTGGAAGGGTACGGCGTGGATGTCAGTTCGGCGCCCTTCAGCCAGGATAAGTCCGGTTCCGGCACAAGCTCGCTGGGCCAGCAGGTGCAGGGAGCCATGCAACTCGGCGAGGAGGGGATGGTTACCTTCCTTGACGATTTCCTCTCGCACCCTCCCGAGGTGCAGCAGATCGTCATTCGCGAGCTGTACCGCTCCGGGGACCGCCACGCCCCGCTCATGCTCCAGGCGATGCTCTGGCACCCGGAGCGTGAAGTGGTGCACGCCGCACTGCAGGCGCTCGGCCGGATCAGGGACCCGCAGGCCGCCGGGGTGCTGCAGGACTTCCTCGCACAGTGCGACCGGGACCTCCTTTCCGTTGCCGACAAGGCGCTGCGCCGCCTGCGTTTCCTGGGCGTCGCCGTACCGCCTCCTCGCGAACACCTCCCCTTCCATGCCGGTTACGCCACTCCTCCGGACGGCGACGGCTACCGCTCTCTGCTCCTGTCACGCTGGGCGGGCGCCGACACGGTGAGCGTCCTTTACATGCAGGTACACGAGCGGCGCGGGGTATTGGCGGCCTGGGGTGCCGGGGAACTGACGGTCGAGAATTTTCTCGCCGAGGTGGAGGGTTTCCGCCTTCAGGACGACCTGATCGAGGTCGCCCCCGAATACCTCATCGACCTGATCCGCGATGCCCTGCACTGGAGCCGCGATCTCTGCTACCTTCCCGCCGACTTCTACATGAGGCGCGGCATCTTCGCCGGCGTCGACCTCTCCCCTGCCCCGCTGGCCGAGCGGCTGACCGGTCTTCCCGCGCCGCGTGCCCTGAGCTTTCAGGAGGGAGAGCGGCTGGCCCAGCGCCTGTTCGAGGATCCCTTCTTTTCGGGATGGTACATGGCGGCCCAGCGGGTCTACGACTTCGCCGAGGATTACCGAAAGGGGAAGGACTCTGAGCAAGTCCTGGAGCGCTTCTGCGCGGAACTGATCACGCCGGAGCTGGAGCTCATCCGGGAACGACTCCTTATCAGCGCGGACCTCATGCTCCATTGCGGCAGGGACGTAGTTGAGGTTGCCAAAGTAGTGGGACTCGCGGACAGTATGGTCGATAACCCACTGCCGGCGTACCTGCATCCTTTCCTGCGCCGCTTCGCCCTCGAAAGCATGGAGATCGCGCGCGAGTCCCTCGAGCGGGGCGACGAGTTGCCGCTCAGAGCGGTCGAGTAG
- a CDS encoding NAD(P)H-dependent glycerol-3-phosphate dehydrogenase has product MLEKIAVIGAGSWGTTLADLLAKKGHQVTLWAYEPELVQTMRDTRENNLFLPGITLHEKLAYTNDLVEAYRDCTMVLSVVPSQLVRRVMGRSVPFIPSDAVIVSASKGIEVDTLATVSEIYRDILPEAMYERFAALSGPSFAREVAQEMPTAVTAAAASEEIARRVQEAFTTNFFRVYRNSDVVGVELGGAIKNVIAIAAGISDGLGFGSNTRAALITRGLAEMTRLGLAMGAQPATFAGLAGMGDLVLTCTGDLSRNRSVGIQIGQGRRLEEILGEMRMVAEGVKTTESAYNLAKKLGVEMPIIEQMYQMLYQDKSAREAVLELMTRNLKAEGA; this is encoded by the coding sequence ATGCTGGAAAAAATCGCCGTCATAGGAGCGGGAAGCTGGGGCACCACCCTTGCCGACCTCTTGGCCAAGAAGGGACACCAGGTAACCCTGTGGGCGTACGAGCCGGAGCTGGTGCAGACCATGCGCGACACCCGGGAGAACAACCTTTTTCTCCCCGGCATCACGCTCCATGAAAAGCTCGCCTACACCAACGACCTCGTGGAGGCCTACCGCGACTGCACCATGGTGCTGAGCGTGGTGCCGTCGCAGCTGGTGCGACGGGTGATGGGGCGGTCCGTTCCCTTTATCCCGAGCGATGCGGTGATCGTCTCCGCATCCAAGGGGATCGAGGTGGACACCCTCGCCACCGTTTCCGAGATCTACCGGGACATCCTTCCCGAAGCGATGTACGAAAGGTTCGCGGCGCTCTCCGGTCCGAGCTTCGCCCGCGAGGTCGCGCAGGAGATGCCGACCGCGGTGACCGCTGCCGCGGCATCCGAGGAGATAGCGCGCCGTGTGCAGGAGGCCTTCACCACCAACTTCTTCCGGGTCTATCGCAACAGCGACGTGGTCGGGGTAGAGCTTGGCGGGGCGATCAAGAACGTCATCGCCATTGCCGCAGGTATCTCCGACGGTCTGGGCTTCGGCAGCAACACCCGCGCCGCCCTGATCACCCGCGGCCTTGCCGAAATGACGCGCCTGGGCCTCGCCATGGGGGCGCAGCCCGCCACCTTCGCGGGGCTTGCCGGCATGGGCGACCTCGTGCTCACCTGCACCGGCGATCTCTCCCGAAACCGCAGCGTCGGCATCCAGATCGGCCAGGGGCGCCGCCTCGAGGAGATCCTAGGCGAGATGCGCATGGTGGCCGAAGGGGTGAAGACCACGGAATCGGCCTACAACCTGGCGAAGAAGCTCGGGGTAGAGATGCCGATCATCGAGCAGATGTACCAGATGCTCTACCAGGACAAGTCGGCCCGCGAAGCGGTTCTTGAGCTCATGACCAGGAACCTGAAGGCCGAAGGAGCTTAG